In Ovis canadensis isolate MfBH-ARS-UI-01 breed Bighorn chromosome 3, ARS-UI_OviCan_v2, whole genome shotgun sequence, one DNA window encodes the following:
- the FAM136A gene encoding protein FAM136A has protein sequence MWAPAQPGTARVAMAELQQLRVQEAVDSMVKSLERENIRKMQGLMFRCSAACCEESQASMQQVHQCIERCHAPLAQAQALVTSELEKFQDRLARCTMYCNDKAKDSIDAGSKELHVKRQLETCVTKCVDDHMNLIPTMTRKMKESLSSIGK, from the exons ATGTGGGCGCCGGCGCAGCCGGGAACCGCGCGGGTAGCCATGGCGGAGCTGCAGCAGCTCCGGGTGCAGGAGGCGGTGGACTCTATGGTGAAGAGTCTGGAGAGGGAGAATATCCGGAAGATGCAG GGCCTTATGTTCCGGTGCAGCGCCGCCTGTTGTGAGGAAAGCCAGGCGTCTATGCAGCAAGTGCACCAGTGCATTGAGCGCTGCCACGCACCTCTGGCTCAAGCCCAGGCCCTGGTGACCAGCGAGTTGGAGAAGTTCCAG GACCGCCTGGCCCGGTGCACTATGTATTGCAATGACAAGGCCAAAGATTCGATAGATGCAGGGAGTAAGGAGCTTCACGTGAAGCGGCAGCTGGAGACCTGCGTGACCAAGTGTGTGGATGACCACATGAACCTCATCCCAACCATGACCAGGAAGATGAAGGAGTCCCTCTCTTCCATTGGGAAATAG